From the Cucumis sativus cultivar 9930 chromosome 5, Cucumber_9930_V3, whole genome shotgun sequence genome, the window AGCTCTAACCTCTAATAAGGGAAAAAATCACGAAGAAATTCATTTTGAGAATGatagttttcttaatttatttgtagTGTGTgtttatgtatgtatgtgtatgtcCGCTTATAAAGTAGACgataacttttataaatacgGATGAAAGCACACATTCAAATCACCTCTAAGTGGCTTCgtgataataaatatttttataaatctttGATGACGAATGAAAGTACAGATTCAAATGAACTCTAAATTGTTGGAGAAATGAAGTTGGTGTTTTAATATAAAGTCGGAATATGAATTTGTGGTAAAAGGATTGTGAGAAAAGAAACCATTTTGAAAGATCATCAATAATGGTCAcctattgaaattaatttgacaAATGACTACACACTATTATAAATGGCGCGCCTCGATTTTCAATGAAGCAAGAAGAGCACAATGGCCCTCAAAACTCTTCTAAAACCCAAATCCTCCATTACAAaattcttcctttcttctttgtcaTTCTCCTCCTTCTgcaaacaacaacaacaacccaTCTTCTCATTCCCTTCCCAGTCCCCACCTTCTCCTAAGAAACTCCCTTTCACTCACTCTGTTCATGGCGTTAAGCTGCAAGATCCCTACCACTGGATGTCCAATACCCACGACCCTGATTTCGCTGACTATCTCCGTCAAGAAAACCTGTATGCTGAAGCATTCATGGCTGACACTCAGGTTCTACAGCGGCAGCTCTTCTCCGAGATGACGAGTCGAATTCCCGCCAAGGTTTCCACTCCCCCTGAGCCTTGGGGACCCTGGTCTGCTCTTTTCTCCTACTCCTAatcttctactttttaatttcGTTGAACGTTGTTGAAGCTGAATTTATCGATGCATCTTATTAGGTTTTACTACCAGTACATTCCGGATGGGAAGGAGTACCCAGTTCTATGCCGTAGGTTACAGAATGAGAAAAGCAGTTGgtttaggaaaattttaaattttggtaaagGGAATTCTGGGAAGGAAGAACAAGTATTGCTTGATTGGAATGAAATTGCTAAACAATACGGTAAGTTTATTGAgatcttttctattttatttgtgtCTATGTTGAGCTAAAGTGTACGGAAAATCGTTCTTCATCATGTTCTATCTGAATTATGAACAGTGAAAGAGCTACAGATACTTTACTATTGTTTATATAAGTCGTAAATgccattttctcttttgggtAATACGTCGTTGATGATTGGTTCACTGTGTTTATCAAGGAATTTTCATTTTCGATCTTACTTCCTGTTATGAGAATTACGgcatttcattaaattttacgTTGTGTTGCTCACAATTGTAGGCTATGTTCACGTGGGAACTTGTCGTATTTCACCAGACCATAACTTTCTAGCTTATACAGTTGATATTACTGGCAATGAACACTTCATGCTTCAGATTAAAGACCTGAGAAATGGACTGATAATTCCCAAGTTACAGAAGGAGGGAGTTGTAAGTTTGGCTTGGGCGGAAGAAGGCAGGGTGCTTTTCTATACTCAAGCAGATGAGAATCAGCGACCTTACAGGCAAATTTTTGTCAACGTTCTTagctcttttttcttctaataaatacatatacctgacatttattcttttttgcttCTGCCTTAACATTTGACAGGGTTTTCTGCACAAAAGTTGGATTTAACGACACAGAGGATGTCTCGGTGTTTGTTGAAAATGATCCCAACTATTGTGTAGACATAACAAGCACAAAAGATGGGAAGTTCATAACTGTGAATTCAAACTCGAGGACTTCGTCTGAGGAAGGAACTTacctatttcaatttttttcttctttttctatcttttttctcttaagGAGATTTTATTTAAGCCAACTTAAGACTTCTATTTTGAAGCTTTACTGGTTTGTTTTACCCAGGTTTATATCATAGATGCCAACAACTCATTAGGTGGATTGCAAAGAATACATGAACGCATTCCTGGTATTCAATACTTTTTGGAACATCATCATGGTTTCTTTTATATCCTAACAAATGCTCCTCTTGAAAAGAATGGGGGTTGCTCGGAAGAAGATTATTATGTAGCTCGATGTCGAGTTGAAGATATTAAGTCAGCAGATTGGCAGGTTACTTTTATGCTACATCTGTTCCACATCTGATCTCAGTGTCCCTTCTTTTATCAACTGCGTGCGCgtgtgtttgttttaatttagttttaatttttgagttACTTCCACTCAACTAAtctcctttttcattttccacaTACCTTGTCATGTCATGTGTGTATTATAGGATATCGTCCTTCAGAGTGAAGATTTCAGCATACAGGACATGGATATTTTCAGTGGACATCTTGTGCTTTTTGTCAATAAGAATGGTGTTTCTATGTTATGTTCAATCAATTTTCCTTTAGATGCTGATCATAACGTAtgggtttgtttttcttggcTTGCTTTATGGTTAAATTAGCATCAGTATAGCAATTCCTGTATATCATCTCATTCTACTTGTTCTGCAGCATCACTTGGAGATTGACAAACTTGACCCATGGTTTTTCCCTCTTCCCTCAAATTCCTGCAGCGTAGCTCCAGGATCAAACCATGACTTCATGAGCTCATTATACCGTGTGGTGCTCTCATCACCAGTGGTATtactttgtaattttatatatctGCATGTGCATGAAATATCTTGGCACATACTTATATCTGATTTTGTCTATTGAGTGGTTGTACTTTCTTCTCCCTTATTTTTGGTTTCCTTTGAATTATGAAGCTAAGTTTTATCTAGTAAATCAtgataaatttatgaaattatttgcTTCTTATGCCTCTTGCTATAAAGCagctaaaaattatttttccttatagtttttgataaaattacaCATTTGTGAGCATTATTGTCTTCAATGTGCTAGCATACACTGTCATAATTAGTACTTAGAATAGagttttaaacttaaatttaccCCACTCTTCTGGCttcattttgaagtttgaacctttctaaaaatttcatgttttcttGGAACCACCAGATGCCAGATTTGATTGTTGACTATGACATGTCCAAACGGATCTTTTCAATCATTCAGCAAGAGGAAGTAAAAGTCCAGCATGATGTTGAACTTAAAACAAATCTACCAGATACGTTGGATGCTGAGGAAGTTTCAGACACACaaagcaaaagagaaaatttccAGAATTGTGAATCCCAAAATTGGAAGGACTTTTCGGAGGCATACTTTTGCGAAAGGATAGAAGTTAAATCACATGACGGCATCAGAATACCCTTGACCATATTGTATTCCCCAAtgacttttaaaaaaggaCAGTCACCCGGAATTCTACAAGGGTATGGAGCATATGGTGAAATCCTGGATAAAAGCTGGTGTCCTTATCGCCTGAGTTTACTTGACCGTGGTTTTGTGCTGGCGTTTGCAGATGTCAGGTAGGTTCTATCGTTATAtaatgtgtgtatgtgtgtgtttgtATTGTTTCATTCTCTGTTAATTGAAACTCAGTTTAGAACCTTGATTGTGCCTAtgagaattttaatttttacatgaCATGGATTTTGGTGGGCAGGGGaggaggtggtggtggtgatTCTTCATGGCATAGATGTGGGAGTGGGCTTGAGAAACCGAACTCAATACACGACTTCATCTCTTGTGCAAATTTTCTCATTCATAATGGTTATGTTCATAAGGATCGACTGGGTTCCATTGGATACAGTGCTGGAGGTCTTCTAGTTGGGGCTGCAATCAACATGCATCCCAATCTGTTTCGCGCAGccattttaaaagttagttTGAGCCATACACTTGCCTCCTCATTGGTCTTCAAATCTTGTAAAGTAGATTGGAAATGCATCTagttttatttactttattcaTAAAAGGTTTTTATATGGCAATTCAATTTCAGTCCtgttcttttactttctaatTTCAAGTTAAGGTTCctattaaattagttaaaggGATGTTTCACCATCGGTAATGAACCCAGAGCAAAGGAAGATATTCCTAGAAACGTTGGAGATATTgaagaattttaaataatgaactGATTCAACTAGACCAGAAGCCCGACAACTTTGTGTGAGGTTGAATTGGTGTTATATTCAGGATTGAAGCAATTGtacattataattaattaggtaGGTAAAATTGATCCTATCAATACACACAGTGGAAGACAATAAGAAGGAAATGTACAAGAAGAGAAACTGTGACTTCCAAAGTTTTAATGTTCTGCTTGGTTACTCtcagatttcttttttatgggGGTTGAAggttttctatgtttaatcaGGTTCCATTTCTCGACATATGTAACACCCTACTGGATCCCAGTTTACCTCTCACCGTTCTGGATTATGAAGAATTTGGAAACCCACAAATACAAAAGCAATTTGAGTCTATTTTAAGCTATTCTCCTTACGATAATATATCCAAGGGAACCTGTTATCCTTCAATGCTCGTCACAGCGTCATTCCATGATGCaaggtaaattatttttttctttcaactgtATCACATTAGCATATTTGTCTGAACAGGTAAATGTTCTCTCGTGCTTTGCTCTCAAATAAACATATGTGAAATCATTGAATTTCATCCTCAGGGTTGGAGTATGGGAAGCTGCTAAGTGGGTGGCAAAAATTCGAGACACTACGTGCTCTCGTTGTTCAACTTCTGCAATTTTAAAGACCAATATGCTTGGAGGACATTTCGGTGAAGGTGGTCTCTATGGT encodes:
- the LOC101218436 gene encoding uncharacterized protein LOC101218436 — translated: MALKTLLKPKSSITKFFLSSLSFSSFCKQQQQPIFSFPSQSPPSPKKLPFTHSVHGVKLQDPYHWMSNTHDPDFADYLRQENLYAEAFMADTQVLQRQLFSEMTSRIPAKVSTPPEPWGPWFYYQYIPDGKEYPVLCRRLQNEKSSWFRKILNFGKGNSGKEEQVLLDWNEIAKQYGYVHVGTCRISPDHNFLAYTVDITGNEHFMLQIKDLRNGLIIPKLQKEGVVSLAWAEEGRVLFYTQADENQRPYRVFCTKVGFNDTEDVSVFVENDPNYCVDITSTKDGKFITVNSNSRTSSEVYIIDANNSLGGLQRIHERIPGIQYFLEHHHGFFYILTNAPLEKNGGCSEEDYYVARCRVEDIKSADWQDIVLQSEDFSIQDMDIFSGHLVLFVNKNGVSMLCSINFPLDADHNHHLEIDKLDPWFFPLPSNSCSVAPGSNHDFMSSLYRVVLSSPVMPDLIVDYDMSKRIFSIIQQEEVKVQHDVELKTNLPDTLDAEEVSDTQSKRENFQNCESQNWKDFSEAYFCERIEVKSHDGIRIPLTILYSPMTFKKGQSPGILQGYGAYGEILDKSWCPYRLSLLDRGFVLAFADVRGGGGGGDSSWHRCGSGLEKPNSIHDFISCANFLIHNGYVHKDRLGSIGYSAGGLLVGAAINMHPNLFRAAILKVPFLDICNTLLDPSLPLTVLDYEEFGNPQIQKQFESILSYSPYDNISKGTCYPSMLVTASFHDARVGVWEAAKWVAKIRDTTCSRCSTSAILKTNMLGGHFGEGGLYGGCEEMAYEYAFLIKVLRTPDHD